One genomic window of Nicotiana sylvestris chromosome 10, ASM39365v2, whole genome shotgun sequence includes the following:
- the LOC138879605 gene encoding uncharacterized protein, with protein MESSMSNLSMDPKGLLLGKSVCVCKWDRLGSTLTFQVIYVPTSYNLLLGRPWIHAAGAVASTLHQAVKFERNHQEVIIHGDGSNHIYSRQTIPATGERRKIGGETYHHIERVNAMDMDK; from the coding sequence atggagtCATCAATGTCAAAtctttcgatggatcccaaaggtctactattggggaaatcggtttgtgtctgcaaatgggaccgacttggttcgacgttgacttttCAAGTGATATACGTcccaacatcttacaacttgctattgggacggccctggatccatgccgctggggctgtagcatcaaccctacatcaagcagtgaaattcgagcggaatcaccaagaggtcattattcacggcgacggtagcaatcacATATACAgccgccagaccatcccagcaactggagaaagaaggaagataggcggagaaacctaccatcacattgagcgagtcaacgccatGGACATGGACAAATGA